From the genome of Planctomycetia bacterium, one region includes:
- a CDS encoding PLP-dependent aminotransferase family protein has product MSRKPLLSITLNPTLGRSLQDQLFFGLKQQIQSGLIVTGTSLPSSRDLARDLGVSRNTVIAAYDRLSGEGYLETRPRSGIYVTPAIVEGYATRPNASDRHNRLHFKASQTILHDPIPFRPCQPDVRLFPLTLWNRLRLRALRKFSTGILHYQSAHALGLPILRQALALYLHESRGVNCNWEQIAITTGSQQAIYLLSQILLKPGDHVLLENPGYPGAREAFHKARALIRPLSVDAHGALPPKKIEAAKLIYTTPSRQFPTGACQPVARRMALLEFTRKAKAWLLEDDYDSEFRYTRPPMPSLHSLDVAGRVIYLGTMSKVLFPSLRIGYAVLPPALIHPFETLRLIMEDHGPLIDQATLAEFVYSGAFYTHIRRCRKNYAAKLATFLNAARKHQLPLDFPHIDGGMNLMGFFREADVNTEAISERLRQQSIMVPSSDFYSIKKTKPGLVFGFTAFDHNVIREGIESVARVIAR; this is encoded by the coding sequence ATGAGTCGCAAGCCGTTACTTTCCATTACTCTCAATCCTACTCTTGGCCGCTCATTGCAGGATCAGCTTTTCTTCGGATTGAAACAACAGATTCAATCAGGCCTCATTGTCACAGGTACTTCTCTCCCATCCAGTCGCGATCTGGCACGCGACTTGGGTGTATCAAGAAACACTGTAATTGCGGCGTATGATCGCCTATCGGGTGAAGGGTATCTGGAGACCAGACCCCGTTCCGGAATCTACGTTACACCGGCAATTGTTGAAGGATATGCTACAAGGCCGAACGCATCAGACAGACATAACAGACTTCATTTCAAGGCTTCTCAAACCATTCTGCATGATCCGATTCCCTTTCGTCCTTGTCAGCCTGATGTTCGACTTTTCCCGCTCACGCTCTGGAACCGGCTTAGGCTTCGTGCCTTACGTAAGTTCAGCACCGGGATCTTACATTATCAATCAGCCCATGCATTGGGCCTCCCGATTCTCCGGCAAGCATTAGCTTTATACCTCCACGAAAGTCGAGGTGTGAACTGCAATTGGGAACAAATCGCAATAACCACAGGTTCACAGCAAGCCATCTATCTGCTTAGCCAGATTCTGCTCAAACCTGGTGATCACGTTTTGCTAGAGAATCCGGGATATCCCGGGGCGCGAGAGGCGTTTCACAAGGCGCGAGCACTGATTCGGCCACTTTCCGTTGATGCCCATGGAGCCTTGCCTCCCAAAAAAATCGAAGCAGCAAAACTGATTTACACAACGCCTTCACGTCAGTTTCCGACAGGTGCTTGTCAGCCTGTGGCTCGCAGAATGGCATTGCTTGAGTTCACGCGAAAAGCAAAAGCCTGGCTGCTCGAAGATGACTACGATTCCGAATTCCGTTATACTCGACCGCCGATGCCGAGCTTGCATAGTCTTGATGTCGCAGGGCGGGTGATCTACCTGGGCACGATGAGTAAAGTGCTCTTCCCTTCACTTCGTATTGGCTATGCAGTGTTGCCTCCAGCACTGATACATCCTTTCGAAACGCTTCGCCTCATCATGGAAGACCACGGCCCATTGATAGATCAAGCGACCCTTGCAGAATTTGTTTACTCTGGTGCTTTCTACACCCATATACGTCGTTGCCGTAAAAACTATGCAGCTAAACTCGCCACATTTCTGAACGCTGCCAGGAAGCACCAACTACCCCTGGACTTCCCGCATATCGATGGCGGGATGAACCTGATGGGTTTCTTCAGAGAAGCCGATGTTAACACCGAAGCTATTTCGGAACGTCTCCGTCAGCAGAGCATTATGGTACCTTCCAGCGATTTTTATTCCATAAAGAAAACCAAACCCGGCCTAGTGTTCGGTTTCACAGCTTTTGATCACAATGTGATTCGCGAAGGGATAGAAAGCGTGGCGCGAGTTATCGCTCGATAA